CTTCTTGGTGCGCCTCTTGCATCAAATAACGAAATTCCATGTAGCCATGGCAAAGCGTACCGCTTCCGTTTTCCCGAGGATTGGCCAGGGTCACGGGGTTAATATTGCGGGGATCGCTGTTGTCCACAATGATTTGAGGTGTCAAGGCGGGCAAGAAAGCGTCCACTGCTGCCTGATCAGGGATTTCCACCGGCATCACAGTATGGGAAAGGATAAATCCGTCGTAGCAAACCATGACAGGAAGACTTAATAGCTCGGCGATGCGAAAGGCTTGCAAAAAGGTGTCGAATATTTCTTGATTATCCCGGCAATAGAGTTGAATCCAGCCATGATCCCGTTGCGACATGGCATCCTGCTGGTCATTGAGAACATTCCACGGCGCGGACATGGCACGATTGGCGCAGCCCATGACGATGGGAAGTCGCGATCCGGCTACCCACGACAATTGTTCGCTCATATAGGCCAAGCCGTTGGCGCTGCTGGCGGTAAAAACACGGGAACCCGCGACTGCCGCTCCAATGCAAACGCCCATGGCGCTATGTTCGCTTTCAACATTGACAAATTCGGCGCTGAGCTTTCCTGATTCCACATAAGCGGCGAGGGCTTCCACAACGCCTGATTGGGGCGTAATCGGATAGGCGGCGATCACGTCAACGCGGGCGAGACGTGCCGCCTCAGCGGCTGCATTATTGCCGGTGATTACGGCTACAGAAGGTGATTTAACAGCCACAACACGTATCCTCCTGAACCGTTTCCTGTCCCTCGTCCGTTTCCGCAATCATATCAATCGCTTGGGTGGGACAGACAGCGGCGCAAATGCCGCAGCCTTTACAGTAGAGCAAATCGATTTCCGGAGGTACCGTTTTGCTGATTACACTATCGGGACAAAAAGCCCAACATTGCATGCAAAGGGCTTTGTTTCTTTGTACGGCAATGCATTTGTCTGGGATCAAAACAGGGCGCGATGTGCGCCACTCTCCCGTTTTACCGGCTTCTCCAACACACGGCCAGGACATGGCTGTGTGTTGACCACAGTCCTTGGTTCCTGCCATAAAACTATCTCCGTTCATTCAAGGTTCAAACAAGTATTTCTTCAGGGGAAAAGCAGCGTGTTTGCTCATAGGATAAACGCGCAGCTTCAAAATTCTTCTTTGCCGCAGCAGGGGAAAAGATACTGTTCAGTGCCTTTTCCACATGTTCAAGTTTAATAACTTCAAAGGCACGGCTGATGGCGCCGAGCATGGCAGTATTGATCATGAGTGCGCCCGAAATAATCAGGCCTACTTCTTCCGCGACATGATTGGCGTTGACCATCGCGACGCGATAGCCGTTATTCAGTCCGGGAAGTTCATCCAACTCACGGTTAGTATTAATGATCACCAGCCCATTTTTTGCCAAGCCCTTGGTTGCGTTAGCGGCGGTTAATAGACTGTCATCTAAAACAACAATCATGTCCGGCTTATCGACTTGAGATAAGCTGCGCAAGGGACGGGGCGCGATGCGTGTTGATGCTGTGATGGGCGCGCCGCGACGTTCTGCGCCAAAAGTCGGCGCGGACATGATCCCGCGAAACCCGGCGTGATAGGCTGCTTCAGCAAGCATATTGGCTGATGTTACTGCTCCTTGTCCGCCACGGCCGTGCCATCGGACATCAAATTCTTTCGTAAGTTTCTTCTGCATTTATTCCTCTACCTACTTATTAAGATGTTATTCTTTCGTAGAACGAAGACTTAAAAAATGACCTGCATTCAGCCTGTCTAAGAAACAGGTTTGGGATATGAAAAATTTCTGTGGAATCTTCTATTTTTGCAACAAAGACGATGGAAGACAGGGAGTGGTGAACAAATCTGTCCGCATCAACTTGGGGTCTAAACTATACCATATTTTGCGCAATAGGACCAACTATTAAAGATTTTGGGG
The nucleotide sequence above comes from Candidatus Hydrogenedentota bacterium. Encoded proteins:
- a CDS encoding 4Fe-4S binding protein, producing the protein MAGTKDCGQHTAMSWPCVGEAGKTGEWRTSRPVLIPDKCIAVQRNKALCMQCWAFCPDSVISKTVPPEIDLLYCKGCGICAAVCPTQAIDMIAETDEGQETVQEDTCCGC
- a CDS encoding pyruvate oxidoreductase subunit gamma, which translates into the protein MQKKLTKEFDVRWHGRGGQGAVTSANMLAEAAYHAGFRGIMSAPTFGAERRGAPITASTRIAPRPLRSLSQVDKPDMIVVLDDSLLTAANATKGLAKNGLVIINTNRELDELPGLNNGYRVAMVNANHVAEEVGLIISGALMINTAMLGAISRAFEVIKLEHVEKALNSIFSPAAAKKNFEAARLSYEQTRCFSPEEILV
- a CDS encoding pyruvate ferredoxin oxidoreductase, giving the protein MAVKSPSVAVITGNNAAAEAARLARVDVIAAYPITPQSGVVEALAAYVESGKLSAEFVNVESEHSAMGVCIGAAVAGSRVFTASSANGLAYMSEQLSWVAGSRLPIVMGCANRAMSAPWNVLNDQQDAMSQRDHGWIQLYCRDNQEIFDTFLQAFRIAELLSLPVMVCYDGFILSHTVMPVEIPDQAAVDAFLPALTPQIIVDNSDPRNINPVTLANPRENGSGTLCHGYMEFRYLMQEAHQEALNTIESVDAEYASAFGRSSGGLCWTYGPEDAEVIMVAAGSLANEATVAADLLEETGLRAGVLGIRSYRPFPDAAVARALKKARRVIVFDKSLTYGYGGPIFIDVQAALFRHQVTPEVHGYIAGLGGRDINARQLAEAVTESMGWDRAQQGPKPTSWLNLQL